In Deinococcus sp. QL22, the following are encoded in one genomic region:
- a CDS encoding DEAD/DEAH box helicase: protein MNFDQLIAPELVARLAERGITEASPIQAETLPHTLAGKDLIGRARTGTGKTLAYALPIIMKLDASRERGRVPRAIIVAPTRELAKQVAEEFSKTGGDLVTVTVYGGAAYAPQENALRRGVDIVVGTPGRLIDHLERGNLDLSGVEFAVLDEADEMLSVGFADAIETILQRTPPTRLTQLFSATLTDDIRRIARQYLREPVLVDLVGEGKSQVAQTVEHLKVKVGRSRTRVLADLLTVYNPEKAIVFTRTKREADELAMELIHRGLEAEALHGDLAQSQRERALGNFRNGRAGVLVATDVAARGLDIPEVDLVVQYHLPQDPDSYVHRSGRTGRAGRTGTAIVMYGDRDGREMNGLERVTGVRFIERPLPTPKEVQSASAKASADLVRHVDPAAATTFQVEAERLFSELGLEALARALAKISGVSEPVKAASLLSGEEGLTTIILHAERMSVPRAVAVIAQNCDADTRRLGRVRQWRGGAVADVPSEYVAKLMAASPLGGEVTVEVAQELPELFEAPTREGRQGGYQGGNRGNRDEGGYRGRGQSGGGQGGYQGGGQGRSQSGSSQGGYQGGGRSQSSGGYQGGGRSQGSTGGQGGYQQRGAQGGRPREDFADREFVPAGR from the coding sequence ATGAACTTTGATCAATTGATCGCGCCCGAACTTGTGGCGCGCCTCGCTGAACGTGGCATTACCGAAGCTAGCCCTATTCAGGCAGAAACCCTGCCCCATACCCTTGCTGGCAAAGACCTGATTGGCCGCGCCCGCACCGGAACCGGCAAAACGCTGGCCTACGCGCTGCCCATCATCATGAAGCTGGACGCCAGCCGTGAGCGTGGCCGCGTGCCCCGCGCCATCATCGTGGCCCCCACCCGCGAACTTGCCAAGCAGGTGGCCGAAGAATTCAGCAAGACCGGCGGCGACCTCGTCACCGTGACCGTGTACGGCGGCGCAGCTTACGCTCCCCAGGAAAATGCTCTGCGCCGTGGCGTGGACATCGTGGTGGGCACTCCTGGCCGTCTGATCGACCACCTGGAGCGCGGCAACCTCGACCTGAGCGGCGTTGAATTTGCCGTGCTAGACGAAGCCGACGAGATGTTGAGCGTGGGCTTTGCTGACGCCATCGAAACCATCTTGCAGCGCACCCCTCCCACCCGCCTGACCCAGCTCTTCAGCGCCACGCTGACCGACGACATCCGCCGGATTGCGCGTCAGTACCTGCGTGAGCCTGTGCTGGTCGACCTTGTGGGCGAAGGCAAGAGCCAGGTTGCCCAGACCGTCGAGCACCTGAAGGTCAAAGTGGGCCGCAGCCGTACCCGCGTGCTGGCCGACCTGCTGACCGTCTACAACCCCGAAAAAGCCATCGTGTTTACCCGCACCAAGCGCGAAGCCGATGAACTGGCGATGGAACTGATCCACCGTGGACTGGAAGCCGAAGCCCTGCACGGCGACCTGGCCCAGAGCCAGCGTGAACGCGCCCTCGGCAACTTCCGCAACGGACGCGCTGGCGTACTCGTCGCCACCGATGTAGCCGCCCGTGGCCTCGACATCCCCGAAGTGGATTTGGTGGTTCAGTACCACCTGCCCCAGGATCCCGACAGCTACGTGCACCGTTCGGGACGCACGGGCCGCGCAGGCCGCACCGGCACCGCCATCGTGATGTACGGTGACCGCGACGGACGCGAAATGAACGGTCTGGAGCGCGTGACGGGCGTGCGCTTTATCGAGCGCCCCCTGCCCACCCCCAAAGAAGTGCAGTCTGCGAGTGCCAAGGCTTCTGCCGACCTCGTGCGTCACGTCGACCCTGCCGCCGCCACCACTTTCCAGGTGGAAGCCGAGCGTCTGTTCAGCGAACTGGGTCTGGAAGCACTGGCCCGCGCACTCGCCAAGATCAGCGGTGTCAGCGAGCCTGTGAAGGCCGCCAGCTTGCTCAGCGGTGAAGAAGGTCTGACCACCATCATCCTGCACGCCGAGCGCATGAGCGTTCCCCGCGCTGTAGCCGTGATTGCCCAGAACTGCGACGCCGATACGCGCCGCCTGGGCCGTGTGCGTCAGTGGCGCGGCGGTGCCGTGGCAGACGTGCCCAGCGAGTACGTGGCCAAGCTAATGGCTGCCAGCCCTCTGGGTGGAGAAGTCACTGTAGAAGTGGCGCAGGAACTCCCCGAATTGTTCGAAGCCCCCACCCGTGAAGGTCGTCAAGGCGGCTATCAGGGCGGCAACCGTGGCAACCGCGATGAAGGCGGCTACCGTGGACGCGGCCAGAGCGGCGGCGGACAGGGCGGCTACCAGGGTGGCGGTCAGGGACGCAGCCAGAGCGGCAGCAGCCAAGGCGGGTATCAGGGCGGCGGACGCAGCCAGAGCAGCGGCGGCTACCAGGGTGGCGGACGCAGCCAAGGCAGCACTGGCGGACAGGGCGGCTACCAGCAGCGCGGCGCACAGGGCGGACGCCCCCGCGAAGACTTCGCAGACCGCGAATTCGTTCCTGCCGGACGCTAA
- a CDS encoding RluA family pseudouridine synthase: MSDASPPLQFTAAPGRLDTVLSVLAGASRSQVAAWIGGGHVQVGGQTVHKASLKLRGGESLSVDVPPPAPSQVEAENVPLDVLYEDEFMIAVNKPPGMVTHPAPGVYTGTLVNALLGRFALPQQEGFDEEGGYRPGIVHRLDRETSGVIVVAKTVQAHARLAASFKDRETRKLYLAIAAGSWKADHPVQLDAHIGRHPIQRQRMTVGGANPRKAQTVFAPLSAHPDGHGRTLALIRAAPRTGRTHQIRVHLAHLGSPILGDTVYGRPSELIGRHALHAQFLTLPHPATGQPLHLHAPAPDDIISAWIAVGGNLPIGLERD; the protein is encoded by the coding sequence GTGTCAGACGCCTCCCCTCCCCTGCAATTCACCGCCGCTCCCGGACGCCTAGACACCGTGCTGTCTGTACTTGCGGGGGCCAGCCGATCCCAGGTGGCTGCGTGGATCGGGGGCGGGCATGTGCAGGTAGGCGGCCAGACCGTGCACAAAGCCAGCCTGAAACTGCGCGGCGGCGAGAGCCTGAGCGTGGATGTGCCGCCGCCCGCCCCGTCGCAGGTGGAAGCCGAAAACGTGCCCCTTGACGTGCTGTACGAAGACGAATTCATGATCGCTGTGAACAAGCCGCCCGGCATGGTCACGCACCCGGCCCCCGGCGTATACACGGGCACACTGGTCAATGCATTGCTGGGCCGATTTGCGCTGCCGCAGCAGGAAGGCTTTGATGAAGAAGGCGGCTACCGCCCCGGCATCGTGCACAGGCTAGACCGCGAAACCAGTGGCGTGATCGTGGTGGCAAAAACGGTGCAGGCCCACGCTAGGCTGGCGGCCAGTTTCAAAGACCGGGAGACGAGAAAGCTGTATCTGGCGATCGCCGCTGGATCGTGGAAGGCCGACCATCCGGTGCAGCTCGACGCTCACATTGGCCGCCACCCCATTCAGCGCCAGCGCATGACCGTTGGCGGTGCAAATCCCCGCAAGGCCCAGACGGTCTTTGCGCCGCTGAGTGCCCACCCAGACGGACACGGGCGCACGCTGGCGCTGATCCGGGCCGCGCCGCGCACAGGCCGCACGCACCAGATCCGGGTGCATCTGGCGCATCTGGGCAGCCCAATCCTGGGAGACACCGTGTATGGCCGCCCCAGCGAACTGATTGGCCGCCACGCCCTGCACGCCCAATTTCTGACCCTGCCGCATCCGGCTACCGGACAGCCCCTGCATCTGCACGCCCCCGCCCCCGACGACATCATCAGCGCGTGGATCGCAGTCGGCGGCAACCTGCCAATTGGGTTGGAACGGGACTGA
- a CDS encoding ferritin-like domain-containing protein translates to MTTETPNTRRSFLKTAGLTAAGAVALGGLNLSALAATSPATKSVAQDLAILNYALTLEYLETEFYKAFDTGALAPKLINLRVKEYAKQLASHEQAHVDALAATIRSLGGTPVAKPTFDFSPLIGDGSGVNDQVFLQLAASIEPVGVRAYLGQAASIQNGAVLTAAASILAVEANHVSGIQELRVYLAQNAAPTRQTSIAPQSDAKPTSPAAADFDAAYSPTPTALWAPLTMEETLAIVGPLIKA, encoded by the coding sequence ATGACCACCGAAACTCCCAATACCCGCCGTTCCTTCCTGAAAACCGCTGGCCTGACCGCTGCGGGCGCAGTCGCGCTGGGTGGCCTGAACCTGTCGGCCCTCGCTGCCACCAGCCCCGCCACCAAAAGCGTCGCGCAAGACCTCGCCATCCTGAACTACGCGCTGACGCTGGAGTATCTGGAGACCGAGTTTTACAAGGCCTTCGACACGGGTGCGCTGGCCCCCAAGCTGATCAACCTGCGCGTGAAGGAATACGCCAAGCAGCTTGCCAGCCACGAGCAGGCCCACGTGGACGCCCTCGCCGCCACCATCCGTTCCTTGGGCGGCACTCCGGTTGCCAAGCCCACCTTCGACTTTTCTCCCCTGATCGGTGACGGCAGCGGCGTGAACGATCAGGTGTTCTTGCAGTTGGCCGCCAGCATCGAGCCAGTGGGCGTCCGGGCTTACCTCGGACAGGCTGCCAGCATCCAGAACGGCGCTGTGCTGACCGCCGCCGCCAGCATTCTGGCCGTAGAAGCCAACCACGTGTCGGGCATTCAGGAACTGCGCGTGTATCTGGCCCAGAACGCCGCCCCCACGCGCCAGACCTCTATTGCCCCCCAGAGCGACGCCAAGCCCACCAGCCCCGCTGCTGCCGACTTCGACGCCGCCTACTCGCCCACGCCCACCGCCCTGTGGGCGCCCCTCACGATGGAAGAGACGTTGGCTATCGTTGGGCCACTGATCAAGGCCTGA
- the ilvB gene encoding biosynthetic-type acetolactate synthase large subunit has product MTGAKALWATLANHGISTVFGYPGGAIMPVYDALTFYPEVRHVLARHEQGAIHAAEGWAKTTGEIGVCIATSGPGATNLVTGLADAMLDSVPLLAITGNVARHLMGTDAFQEADITGITLPITKHNYVVRDVEELPRVIAEAIRIARSGRPGPVLVDIPKDVQLAAYSGQVAYPHARPEHPAPKPEAIAKARELLLAAKKPVIMAGGGSLDASAEITALARAWDIPVITTLMGLGAFPSSDPLWLGMPGMHGSVAANRAISEADVLLGIGLRFDDRVTGRVNGFAPNAAIIHVELDAAEIGKIVRVGVPVRGDAVVAAKMLTEGAQKLDLPDWHAQIVEWKGRTVTPTEWGAGFAVKSVVDRLRPDDILSSDVGQHQMLAAQLARFEKPRRWINSGGLGTMGFGFPAAIGAGMAEPGVTSIVIAGDGGFQMTLQELATLKMYDIRNVKICIINNSYLGMVRQWQELFHEKRYSEVWLGDSNPDFVKLAEAYDVPGYRASNAEELPGMIDAWLADPKSALLEIVVPHEHGVFPMVPAGAALYEMIETEPPRKQPTPDLSAEMTAAAEEAKNA; this is encoded by the coding sequence ATGACCGGAGCGAAAGCTCTGTGGGCCACGCTCGCCAATCACGGCATCAGCACGGTCTTCGGCTATCCGGGCGGGGCAATTATGCCCGTGTACGACGCGCTCACGTTTTATCCAGAGGTACGGCATGTGCTGGCCCGCCACGAGCAGGGCGCGATTCATGCCGCAGAAGGCTGGGCAAAGACCACCGGGGAAATTGGCGTGTGTATCGCCACATCCGGCCCCGGCGCGACCAATTTGGTGACCGGGCTGGCCGACGCCATGCTGGACAGCGTGCCTCTGCTGGCGATTACGGGCAATGTGGCGCGGCACCTGATGGGCACCGACGCTTTTCAGGAAGCCGATATCACGGGGATTACGCTGCCCATTACCAAACACAACTACGTGGTTCGCGACGTGGAGGAACTGCCCCGCGTGATCGCCGAGGCCATCCGGATTGCGCGGAGTGGCAGACCCGGCCCCGTGCTGGTAGACATTCCCAAGGATGTGCAGTTGGCGGCCTACAGCGGCCAAGTCGCCTACCCGCACGCCCGCCCCGAGCATCCCGCGCCCAAGCCCGAGGCGATTGCCAAAGCCCGCGAGCTGCTGCTGGCCGCCAAAAAACCCGTGATCATGGCAGGCGGCGGCTCGCTGGACGCCAGCGCCGAAATTACGGCCCTCGCCCGCGCCTGGGATATTCCCGTGATTACCACGCTGATGGGCCTGGGCGCGTTCCCGTCCTCTGACCCCCTGTGGCTGGGCATGCCGGGAATGCACGGCAGCGTGGCCGCCAACCGCGCCATCAGTGAAGCCGACGTGCTGCTGGGCATCGGCCTGAGATTCGATGACCGCGTGACGGGCCGCGTGAACGGCTTTGCGCCCAACGCCGCAATTATTCATGTGGAACTGGACGCCGCCGAAATTGGCAAAATTGTGCGGGTAGGCGTGCCGGTGCGCGGAGACGCCGTGGTGGCCGCCAAAATGCTGACCGAAGGCGCACAGAAATTAGACCTGCCCGACTGGCATGCGCAGATAGTGGAATGGAAGGGCCGCACGGTCACCCCGACCGAGTGGGGCGCTGGATTCGCCGTGAAATCGGTGGTCGACCGCCTGCGCCCCGACGACATTCTGAGCAGCGATGTGGGGCAGCATCAAATGCTAGCCGCGCAACTGGCCCGCTTTGAAAAACCGCGCCGCTGGATCAATTCGGGCGGATTGGGCACGATGGGCTTTGGCTTTCCGGCAGCCATCGGTGCGGGCATGGCTGAGCCCGGCGTCACCAGCATCGTTATTGCAGGAGACGGCGGATTCCAGATGACCCTGCAGGAACTCGCCACCCTCAAGATGTACGACATCCGTAACGTCAAAATCTGCATCATCAACAATTCTTATCTGGGCATGGTGCGCCAGTGGCAGGAACTGTTCCACGAGAAGCGGTACAGCGAGGTCTGGTTGGGCGACTCCAACCCTGATTTTGTGAAGCTGGCCGAGGCCTACGACGTGCCCGGCTACCGCGCCTCCAACGCCGAGGAACTGCCCGGCATGATCGACGCCTGGCTGGCAGACCCCAAATCGGCCCTGCTGGAAATCGTGGTGCCACATGAGCACGGCGTGTTCCCGATGGTTCCGGCGGGCGCAGCCCTGTACGAGATGATCGAAACCGAGCCGCCCCGTAAGCAGCCCACGCCTGATCTGTCGGCAGAGATGACGGCGGCAGCCGAGGAGGCGAAAAACGCATGA
- the ilvC gene encoding ketol-acid reductoisomerase: MAATMFYDRDVSLDFIQDKLIAIIGYGSQAHAHAQNLRDSGLNVVVGLREGSASKAKAEQAGLKVVSIEEATKTADVVMLLIPDENQPKTYAESIEPHLTAGKALAFGHGFNVHFGRIKPPADVDVYLVAPKGPGHMLRRVYADGAGMPGIFAVQQDASGKAREIALAYARGIGCTRAGVLETTFKEETETDLFGEQSVLCGGVTHLIQAGFETLVEAGYQPEIAYFETLHEVKLIVDLIYEKGFEGMRHSISNTAEFGDYVTGPRIITDETKATMKDVLTDIQTGKFAERFIADAESGFPYMNEQRSKMRDHKLETVGKELRDMMPFISKKALEV; this comes from the coding sequence ATGGCTGCAACGATGTTCTATGACCGCGACGTGTCTCTCGACTTCATCCAAGACAAGCTGATTGCGATTATCGGCTACGGCTCTCAGGCACACGCACACGCGCAAAACCTGCGTGACAGCGGCCTGAACGTGGTTGTGGGCCTGCGCGAAGGCAGTGCAAGCAAGGCCAAAGCCGAGCAGGCGGGCCTGAAAGTGGTCAGCATCGAGGAAGCCACCAAAACGGCAGATGTGGTCATGCTGCTCATTCCCGATGAGAACCAGCCCAAAACCTACGCCGAAAGCATCGAGCCGCACCTGACCGCAGGCAAGGCGCTGGCCTTCGGACACGGCTTCAACGTGCACTTCGGGCGCATCAAACCACCCGCCGATGTGGACGTGTACCTCGTGGCCCCCAAAGGCCCCGGCCACATGCTGCGCCGCGTGTACGCTGACGGTGCGGGCATGCCCGGTATCTTTGCCGTGCAGCAGGACGCCAGCGGAAAAGCCCGCGAGATTGCGTTGGCCTACGCACGCGGCATCGGCTGTACCCGTGCAGGCGTGCTGGAAACCACCTTCAAGGAAGAAACCGAAACCGACCTGTTCGGTGAGCAGAGCGTATTGTGCGGCGGCGTGACCCACCTGATTCAGGCCGGATTTGAAACCCTGGTGGAAGCAGGCTATCAGCCCGAAATCGCCTACTTTGAAACCCTGCACGAAGTCAAACTGATCGTGGATTTGATCTACGAGAAGGGCTTTGAGGGCATGCGCCACAGCATCAGCAATACCGCCGAGTTTGGCGACTACGTGACTGGGCCACGCATTATTACGGACGAGACCAAGGCCACCATGAAAGACGTGCTGACCGATATTCAGACCGGAAAATTCGCCGAGCGGTTTATTGCCGACGCCGAAAGCGGTTTTCCCTATATGAACGAGCAGCGCAGCAAAATGCGCGACCACAAGCTGGAAACGGTGGGCAAGGAACTGCGCGACATGATGCCCTTCATCAGCAAGAAGGCGCTGGAAGTTTAA
- the ilvN gene encoding acetolactate synthase small subunit: MSDYTMTEQPKDHLVSALVRDEPRVLTRITALFGRRGYNIRSLSVGATEHPGLSRMTFVVTGDRGVVEQAMRQLEKLHDVVRIIDHSLEKFVDRELVLVKVAISPDSRVEVRQIAEDFRSRIVDVGRHALTFEVTGDEGKITAFIEQMRPFGILETMRTGRIALTRGSNADIPSHVYHDGETETLRPAVESVEPREERARDVPNLF; the protein is encoded by the coding sequence ATGAGCGACTACACGATGACCGAGCAGCCCAAAGACCACCTCGTTTCAGCACTGGTGCGCGACGAACCCCGCGTGCTGACCCGCATCACGGCCCTGTTTGGGCGGCGCGGTTACAACATTCGTAGCCTCAGCGTGGGCGCAACCGAGCATCCCGGCCTGTCGCGCATGACCTTCGTGGTCACCGGAGACCGGGGCGTGGTGGAACAGGCCATGCGCCAACTGGAGAAACTGCATGACGTGGTGCGGATCATCGACCACAGCCTCGAAAAGTTTGTAGACCGCGAACTGGTGCTGGTGAAGGTAGCGATTTCGCCCGACAGCCGCGTCGAAGTGCGCCAGATCGCCGAGGATTTCCGCAGCCGGATCGTGGATGTGGGCCGCCACGCCCTGACCTTTGAAGTGACGGGCGACGAGGGCAAGATCACTGCGTTTATTGAGCAGATGCGCCCATTTGGGATTCTCGAAACCATGCGGACGGGCCGGATTGCCCTGACACGCGGCAGCAACGCCGACATTCCCAGCCACGTCTACCACGACGGAGAAACCGAAACGCTGCGCCCAGCGGTGGAAAGTGTGGAGCCGAGGGAAGAGCGGGCGCGGGATGTGCCGAATTTGTTCTGA
- a CDS encoding DUF6022 family protein gives MNQDALTQDAQSQTAQSRDTQSQSALLIPSPADIHSLAAWADAHLKAHWQGVLTQHRAKLDTAYARAGDMAYGTYQQLLFRDIKRALREAGMTTHPALPGDFGRSREWGNADETHQERWMWSGVTGPDGTPLGTLVHIVPHDHSGFRIPQRPSIFGLTQTELTDIEAALSELSPQFAAAQPFDEWYAGYLAQQEAVQDESAQKQDAQAGASMIEESTATTVSSGQYIQIRGARENNLKNISLDIPKHQITVFTGVSGSGKSSLVFDTIAAEAQRQLNETFTAFVQGFMPHYGQPDVDSIEFLNAPIIINQKRIGGGSRSTMGTYTDISALLRLLFSRVGQPYAGPAFAFSFNTPQGMCLECEGIGKTVQLDLDAFLDRRKSLNGGAILHPDFKVGKLLWKSYALSGQFDLDKPVQHYSEAELHNLLHGDGEKVDLGMGYLKYEGLVDRFNRSYIKKDSGAMSERNKAVFEQFVNTQTCPVCEGARLNAAALACRIDGRNIAEWSDLEATELIGVLQTLSDPVAVKVAAKLRERIQHLIEIGLGYLSLSRETATLSGGESQRIKMIRHLGNSLTDMLYILDEPSVGLHARDVARLTGLLRQLRDKGNTVLVVEHDPDVIAVADHIVDIGPRAGTHGGEVVFEGSVADLQDADTLTGRYLRQHLPIKTNVRSATGHLKIQGANLNNLKNVSVNVPTGILTVVTGVAGSGKSTLINDVFLAQHPGAIVIDQGRVGANSRSAPATYTGIMDDIRQAFAKANGVSASLFSFNSEGSCPECSGLGVIYTDLAFMEGMTTRCEACGGKRFKPEVLEYHLRSKTISDVLEMTAEDALSFFIEKKVRAVVQAMNDVGLGYLKLGQPLSTVSGGEGQRLKLATELHKQGSVYVMDEPTTGLHLSDIGLLMSMIDRLVDAGNTVILIEHHLDVIRQADWIIDLGPEGGSAGGQILFEGPPALLSQSERSITGQFI, from the coding sequence ATGAACCAAGATGCCCTGACGCAAGACGCACAGAGCCAGACTGCACAGAGCCGAGACACCCAGAGTCAATCTGCATTGCTCATTCCCTCTCCTGCCGATATTCACAGCCTCGCAGCCTGGGCCGATGCACACCTGAAAGCACACTGGCAGGGCGTCCTGACCCAGCACCGGGCCAAACTGGACACGGCCTATGCCAGAGCCGGAGACATGGCTTACGGCACGTATCAGCAGCTCCTGTTCCGCGACATCAAGCGGGCGTTGCGTGAGGCAGGCATGACGACCCACCCCGCTTTGCCGGGCGACTTTGGGCGCTCACGCGAGTGGGGCAATGCCGACGAAACCCATCAGGAACGCTGGATGTGGAGTGGAGTGACGGGGCCGGACGGCACACCGCTGGGAACGCTGGTACATATCGTGCCACACGACCACAGCGGGTTCCGGATTCCCCAGCGCCCCAGTATTTTTGGCCTGACCCAAACCGAGTTGACCGACATAGAGGCGGCCCTGAGTGAGCTGTCGCCCCAGTTTGCGGCGGCCCAACCCTTTGACGAATGGTACGCCGGGTATCTGGCCCAGCAAGAAGCTGTGCAAGACGAATCTGCTCAGAAGCAGGACGCACAGGCAGGAGCATCCATGATCGAAGAATCTACGGCCACCACAGTCTCCTCCGGACAATACATTCAGATTCGTGGCGCACGCGAGAACAATCTCAAGAATATTTCGCTGGATATTCCCAAGCATCAGATCACGGTGTTTACAGGCGTGTCGGGGTCGGGCAAATCGTCTTTGGTCTTCGATACCATCGCCGCCGAAGCCCAGCGCCAACTGAACGAGACGTTTACGGCCTTCGTGCAGGGATTCATGCCGCATTACGGCCAGCCCGACGTGGATTCCATCGAGTTTCTGAACGCGCCCATCATCATCAACCAGAAGCGAATCGGCGGTGGCTCGCGCTCCACGATGGGCACTTATACCGATATTTCAGCGTTGCTGAGGCTGCTATTTTCGCGTGTGGGACAGCCTTACGCGGGGCCAGCCTTCGCCTTTTCCTTCAATACGCCGCAGGGCATGTGCCTGGAGTGCGAAGGCATCGGCAAAACCGTGCAGCTTGACTTGGACGCCTTCCTTGACCGCCGCAAGTCGCTGAACGGCGGCGCGATCCTGCATCCCGATTTCAAGGTAGGCAAATTGCTCTGGAAGAGCTACGCCCTGTCGGGCCAGTTTGACCTCGATAAACCGGTGCAGCACTACAGCGAAGCGGAGCTACACAACCTGCTTCACGGTGACGGCGAAAAGGTTGATTTGGGGATGGGCTACCTGAAATATGAGGGTCTGGTAGACCGCTTCAACCGCTCGTACATCAAGAAAGATTCCGGAGCGATGTCGGAGCGCAACAAGGCCGTGTTCGAGCAGTTCGTGAACACCCAGACCTGCCCGGTCTGTGAGGGCGCACGGCTGAATGCGGCAGCGTTGGCCTGCCGAATAGACGGGCGCAACATTGCTGAGTGGTCGGATCTGGAAGCCACCGAACTGATCGGCGTGTTGCAGACCCTCAGCGATCCGGTGGCCGTAAAGGTGGCCGCCAAACTCCGTGAGCGCATTCAGCATCTCATCGAGATCGGGCTGGGTTATCTGAGCCTCAGCCGCGAAACGGCCACGCTGTCGGGGGGCGAATCGCAGCGGATCAAGATGATTCGGCACCTCGGCAACAGCCTGACCGACATGCTGTACATCCTGGACGAACCCAGCGTGGGCCTGCACGCCCGCGATGTGGCCCGCCTGACTGGCCTGCTACGCCAACTGCGCGACAAGGGCAACACGGTGCTGGTGGTGGAACACGACCCAGACGTGATCGCGGTGGCCGACCATATCGTGGACATTGGCCCCAGAGCGGGCACGCACGGCGGCGAGGTGGTCTTTGAAGGCTCGGTGGCCGACCTGCAAGACGCCGACACTCTGACCGGGCGGTATTTGCGCCAACACTTGCCAATCAAGACCAACGTGCGGAGCGCCACCGGACACCTGAAGATTCAGGGGGCGAACCTCAACAATCTGAAAAACGTGTCGGTGAACGTGCCGACGGGCATTTTGACGGTGGTGACGGGCGTGGCAGGATCGGGCAAAAGCACCTTGATCAACGATGTGTTCTTGGCGCAGCATCCCGGCGCGATTGTGATCGATCAGGGGCGCGTAGGGGCCAACAGCCGTTCGGCTCCGGCCACCTACACGGGCATCATGGACGATATTCGTCAGGCGTTTGCCAAAGCCAACGGGGTCAGCGCGTCGCTGTTCTCCTTCAATTCGGAAGGCAGTTGCCCGGAATGCAGCGGCCTGGGCGTCATCTATACCGATCTGGCCTTTATGGAAGGCATGACGACCCGCTGTGAAGCCTGCGGTGGCAAACGCTTTAAGCCCGAGGTGCTGGAGTACCATCTGCGCAGCAAAACCATCAGCGACGTGCTGGAAATGACCGCCGAAGACGCCCTGTCCTTCTTTATCGAAAAGAAAGTCCGGGCTGTGGTGCAGGCCATGAACGACGTGGGGCTGGGCTACCTGAAGCTGGGGCAACCGCTGAGTACCGTGTCGGGTGGTGAGGGCCAACGCCTGAAACTGGCGACTGAACTGCACAAACAGGGCAGCGTGTACGTGATGGACGAACCCACCACCGGGCTGCATCTTTCCGATATCGGCCTGCTGATGAGCATGATCGACCGCCTCGTGGACGCCGGAAACACCGTGATTCTGATCGAACACCATCTGGACGTGATTCGTCAGGCCGACTGGATTATCGATCTGGGGCCAGAAGGCGGCAGCGCGGGCGGTCAAATCTTGTTCGAGGGGCCGCCTGCGCTGCTGTCTCAGTCGGAGCGGAGTATCACGGGGCAGTTTATTTGA
- a CDS encoding ferritin-like domain-containing protein has translation MEDMHTTPATTPTTAATNSRRSFLGYAGLFGAGLALVSCAPSMGMSGSMGNTMGAGAAQDLEILNYALTLEYLEAEFYTAFSTGALAAKLTDPRTKEYAKELASHEQAHVEALAATIRKLGGTPVSKPTFDFSPLIGNGSGQNDMTFLQLAATIEPVGVRAYLGQVARLSNPELITAAAAIHAVEANHVSGVQELRVSLGYNKNPTRQTSIAPQTDANPTSTNVADFNADYSPTPTAFWTPLTMAQVLAIVGPVIK, from the coding sequence ATGGAAGACATGCACACCACGCCCGCCACCACCCCAACCACTGCTGCCACCAACTCCCGCCGTTCTTTCCTCGGCTACGCTGGACTGTTCGGCGCGGGCCTCGCACTCGTTTCGTGCGCCCCCAGCATGGGCATGAGCGGCAGCATGGGCAACACGATGGGCGCTGGCGCAGCCCAAGACCTTGAAATCCTGAACTACGCGCTGACCCTGGAATACCTGGAAGCCGAGTTCTACACGGCCTTCAGCACGGGCGCACTGGCTGCCAAACTGACCGACCCCCGCACCAAGGAATACGCCAAGGAACTCGCCAGCCACGAGCAGGCGCACGTGGAAGCCCTTGCGGCCACGATCCGCAAGCTGGGCGGCACCCCGGTGTCCAAGCCTACCTTCGACTTTTCTCCCCTGATCGGCAACGGCAGCGGCCAGAACGACATGACCTTCTTGCAGTTGGCCGCCACCATCGAGCCTGTGGGCGTGCGTGCGTACCTCGGCCAGGTGGCCCGCCTCAGCAACCCCGAACTGATCACCGCAGCCGCAGCCATTCACGCTGTAGAAGCCAACCACGTGTCGGGTGTGCAGGAGTTGCGTGTGTCGCTGGGCTATAACAAGAACCCCACCCGCCAGACCAGCATCGCGCCCCAGACCGATGCAAATCCCACCAGCACCAATGTGGCCGACTTCAACGCGGATTACTCGCCCACGCCCACGGCGTTCTGGACACCCCTGACGATGGCGCAGGTGCTGGCGATCGTCGGCCCGGTCATCAAGTAA